The Bacteroidales bacterium genome contains the following window.
TAGCTGAAAATTTATACAATATAAGGTGGCCCGGATATTTTTATATTATTTCCGGTTCTGATATGTCGGGTGGCTTTGTTGCCGGAAATGGCTATCAGTACACCGATCCATATGTGATTATCAATAATGCTTCAACCGCAGATTTTAATTTTTATAAACCTACAATTACACAACCTTCAATTTGTATAAAGCCTTTATTGTCGCCACTTGCGCCGGGTTCAGCATTGTCGTATGTTTACGATTACGAAGGTGTTTATTACAGCGATAATAAAAAATATTATAAGATCAGAGTCAAACCTTTATTCCCGGCAGATGCATTGTACAGCGGCACAATTGATGTACACGACAGTACATGGGAGCTGCATTCGGTCGATTTGAAAATTAATTCTGATGTATTGTTGTTCTGTAAAAGTTTCAGAATACAACAGGATTATAAAACAATCTCGGGAATAAGTGTTCCAGCAAAAAGTACTTTTACATATGAGATCAAAGAAGGAAGAAGGAATATAACAGGTGTAACAAGTATTGTTTATTCGGATTATAATTTAAACGACACTATCCCTCCAAAAACATTTTCTTCTGAAGTTAAGGAATACCAGGAAACGGCAACCGATAAAGATTCTGCATGGTGGGCTGAAAACAGGCCATTCGAACTTACTTTGAATGAAAAGAAATTCATCAGGAAAACCGATAGTTTATCGGCATATTACAATAGCGATGAATATATTTTTAAAACCGATTCATCAACTAACCACATTGATATTTGGAATGTTTTATATAAAGGGATTAGCCAGGTAAACCGCAAAAAACAAATTGTTTATTTTATAAATCCTTTGGTCGCACAAATAAATCCATTGGGAATAGGGGGCTACAGACATACACTTGGTTTTACTCTTTATAAAAGATTTCCGAATGATTATTTATTGGAAACTGACGAGCTTTTGAATTATGGCTTTAACAATAAGGATTTACGCGGGAAAATAGGAGTAGGACTAACATATTTTCCGAAAAAATTTGTGAGAACTTTCATTCGTTTTGGTGATTATTACGACCAGGTAAACAGCAATGCATCTATAAGTTCAATGTTTAGCAGAAGCAATTATGCGCGCACACAAACATTCAGTATTGCACAAAGAATGGAAGTTATAAATGGTTTATTTGCCGAGCTTACTTATATTTATTCCGATCAGACGCCAATTGCCGGAATGCATTTGGATCAATGGTCTAATAGTATTTTCGGTGAAGTGAACACTCCGCTTGATTTTGTAAGATATACCAAATCAGAATTTCAATTAGAGATGAGATATTTATTTCATCAGAAATATGTGATGCGAAAAAACCGTAAAATTATTTTAGGAAGTAATTGGCCTGAGCTTACTTTCCTTTGGAGGAAGGGTGTTCCGGATATCCTGAATAGCGAAGTGAATTTCGATTATTTTGAGTTAGGTACGAATTACGAAATAAAAATTGCGCGATGGGGTAGGTTTAATTGGTCGGTAAAAGGCGGCTCGTTCGTGAATAAGGAAAGTTTAAGGATACTTGAATATAAATATTTCAGAGGTTCCGATAAAATATTTTTCAGCAGTCCTTCAAGAACATTGCAGCTATTAGGCCCAACATTAAACAGTTCTTCGGCATTTTTTCAATTTAATTTTATTCATCATTTTGAAGGAGCCATTATGGATAAGATTCCTTTGATGAGTCGTCTGCGAATAGGACTGGCTGCAGGAGGCGGAGGATTGATGATGCAGGAAAACGGTTTTCGGCAAGCTGAAGTCTTTGGCGGACTCGAACGTGTTATTCGTATTCGCCGTGAATTGTTCCGCATAGGTGTGTTTGCTGTAACTGCCGATAACAACTTAAGCAAAGCAGATTTCACTTTAAAATTCGGAGTGAATTTCTATAACAGTTATAGTAAAAAGTGGGATTATTAAAATTAATCTGTAATAAAAAAATCGGAAGCTATTCCATCAGCAAATAATTTTCCGACATCAGTAAGAAAAATTTTATTGTCATTTATTTCAATGTATTTTTTTTCAGAATATTTTTTTGAAAGATTTACTATCCTTGATTTTTCTGACCCTCCAAATGTTTTTTCAATATGCTGTAAATCGCACCCCCACATGGTTCTTAGCGATGTAAGAATATATTCATTTAGTTTTTGCTCGGTAGTTAAAATCTCTTTCTCGGCTGGCAGTTTACCTTCTGAAATACTTTTCAAATATTTTGGCAGACTTGCTTCATTCCATTGTCGCGATAAAATATTAAACGAATGTGCGGCAGGACCAAGTCCCAGGTATTTACAGCCTTTCCAGTAAGAAGTATTATGTTTTGAAAAATATCCGTCTTTACAAAAATTACTGATTTCATAATGCAGGTAATTATTTTTTTTCATTTCATCAATTAATATTCTGAAATGTGAAATGCCCTGTTCTTCGTCGATTGGTTGAACTTTTTTTGATTGAATCTGTTTGTAAAGTAAAGTTTTTTCTTCAACAGTAAGACAATATGCTGAAATATGAGGAACAAGAAATGAAACTGCTTTGTGAATATTTTCTTTCCATGCTTCTTCTGCTTGCGAAGGAATCCCGTAAATGAAATCGATACTCAGATTTTCAAAACCTGCATCCTGACTACGTTTTACCGATGCCTCGGCTTGTGAAGCATTATGCGCACGTTTTAAATATTTTAAATCTTCATCATCGAACGACTGAACACCAATACTCAAACGGTTTATTGAAGCACTTTTCCATTCTTTGAGTTTGGCTGATGAAACATCATCGGGATTTGCTTCCAAAGTGATTTCGGAATTATTGATGACATCAAATGTTTTATGAATTTGTTCAATTATTTTTGAAATATATGATGAAGGTAACAATGAAGGAGTTCCGCCACCAAAATATATGGTTTCAATTTTTTCATTTTCCAAATAATTTTTTTGAAGCAAGATTTCTTTTTGTAATGATTCAAAAAATAAATCAATGTAAGTTGATGAAGCAACAGAGTAGAAATTGCAATAAATGCATTTGCTTTTACAAAATGGAATATGAATATATATTCCTGCCATTTTAAAAATTTTATTGCGAAGTTAAGGATAAATATTTTTTAGGGTAAATAAAAAAACCGCTTGTTATAGCGGTTTTTTATGCGAATACAAACATCAATTAATGTATGACATTTATTTTGATAGGTTTACTTTCGTTGCCTTGTATATAAAGAAGGTAAAGTCCATTATTAATATCAGAGAAATCAAATAAAAAATTATGAATATCAGTTGTATTAGTTTTTAAATAATTTGTAACATCTTTTCCGGTGATATCAATGAGTTTAAAGCTATTGATATTTTCTATTGAATATAATTGAGCAAAATTATTTACAGGGTTAGGATAGAATTTA
Protein-coding sequences here:
- the hemW gene encoding radical SAM family heme chaperone HemW, which translates into the protein MAGIYIHIPFCKSKCIYCNFYSVASSTYIDLFFESLQKEILLQKNYLENEKIETIYFGGGTPSLLPSSYISKIIEQIHKTFDVINNSEITLEANPDDVSSAKLKEWKSASINRLSIGVQSFDDEDLKYLKRAHNASQAEASVKRSQDAGFENLSIDFIYGIPSQAEEAWKENIHKAVSFLVPHISAYCLTVEEKTLLYKQIQSKKVQPIDEEQGISHFRILIDEMKKNNYLHYEISNFCKDGYFSKHNTSYWKGCKYLGLGPAAHSFNILSRQWNEASLPKYLKSISEGKLPAEKEILTTEQKLNEYILTSLRTMWGCDLQHIEKTFGGSEKSRIVNLSKKYSEKKYIEINDNKIFLTDVGKLFADGIASDFFITD
- a CDS encoding DUF5686 and carboxypeptidase regulatory-like domain-containing protein, with protein sequence MLRNFFLLIFIFIQSAVSCQTLNGVLTDESGVPVPGANIYIKNGEAGVITDKNGSYQISVKTGKQTVVFKMMGYNTIEKELFINGKAQFKFDTVFSINAKLLNEAIVTSNTRDLGKSIIQNVKDKRKDYLDSVRNYQCITYRRISLENIEPKLVMDSVEKKQRDSVEAGLNNTEIKKTKREIKRELKKEAKLHSKDTTRNKKEEIKMVQYVSDLDEVISKIYFERPAKYKESVIAENLYNIRWPGYFYIISGSDMSGGFVAGNGYQYTDPYVIINNASTADFNFYKPTITQPSICIKPLLSPLAPGSALSYVYDYEGVYYSDNKKYYKIRVKPLFPADALYSGTIDVHDSTWELHSVDLKINSDVLLFCKSFRIQQDYKTISGISVPAKSTFTYEIKEGRRNITGVTSIVYSDYNLNDTIPPKTFSSEVKEYQETATDKDSAWWAENRPFELTLNEKKFIRKTDSLSAYYNSDEYIFKTDSSTNHIDIWNVLYKGISQVNRKKQIVYFINPLVAQINPLGIGGYRHTLGFTLYKRFPNDYLLETDELLNYGFNNKDLRGKIGVGLTYFPKKFVRTFIRFGDYYDQVNSNASISSMFSRSNYARTQTFSIAQRMEVINGLFAELTYIYSDQTPIAGMHLDQWSNSIFGEVNTPLDFVRYTKSEFQLEMRYLFHQKYVMRKNRKIILGSNWPELTFLWRKGVPDILNSEVNFDYFELGTNYEIKIARWGRFNWSVKGGSFVNKESLRILEYKYFRGSDKIFFSSPSRTLQLLGPTLNSSSAFFQFNFIHHFEGAIMDKIPLMSRLRIGLAAGGGGLMMQENGFRQAEVFGGLERVIRIRRELFRIGVFAVTADNNLSKADFTLKFGVNFYNSYSKKWDY